From one Suicoccus acidiformans genomic stretch:
- a CDS encoding ISL3 family transposase, with protein sequence MNHFIEKTFQLKDKNIEIDMDYCEEIEFKGRTSLFYRGTLAYKPEACPHCGIANNDYVIVSNGKRSSRLTLTAKSGLPAYLILAKQRFLCKACGRSFTAKTSIVNPDCYITNQVKQQIMDRATRVTCETDIAKDTFVSPNTVRRVIHETARAIRIRSTEQLPKHLSFDEFKSVKSVKAAMSFICCDTLSHKIVDVVEDRKTHSLSAYFSRFSRQARYQVQTITIDMYEPYMHLAKRWFPNAKIILDPFHLIQALNRELDRTRIRYMNEVRYKDSRLYNKLKRYWKLILKPKSDLMSTEYHRFPLFDWLTNTRSIVDYLIQHDDVLKDTYQMVHQLGDALRDRNWQRYQEILAQSRSMTLSKGLRRVLRTFRKYGEYIHNTLTHAGLSNGPIEGINNKIKLLKRNGYGYRNFSHFRDRILLMCRLYEPKNKEKDQATNLVA encoded by the coding sequence ATGAATCATTTTATCGAAAAAACCTTCCAATTAAAAGACAAAAACATTGAAATAGATATGGATTATTGTGAAGAGATAGAATTCAAAGGGCGAACATCGCTCTTTTATCGAGGAACATTGGCATATAAACCGGAGGCTTGTCCTCATTGTGGCATTGCCAATAATGATTATGTCATTGTCAGTAATGGAAAACGCTCCTCTCGTCTGACATTAACAGCCAAATCAGGCTTACCTGCTTACTTAATCCTAGCTAAGCAACGCTTTTTATGCAAAGCCTGTGGGCGGTCATTTACAGCGAAGACATCCATCGTTAATCCTGACTGCTATATTACGAATCAAGTCAAACAACAGATTATGGACCGCGCCACAAGAGTCACTTGTGAAACAGATATCGCCAAAGATACTTTTGTATCACCAAATACAGTCCGACGGGTGATTCATGAAACCGCTCGAGCTATTCGAATACGGTCCACTGAACAGTTGCCTAAGCATCTATCCTTTGATGAATTTAAAAGCGTTAAGTCGGTTAAAGCAGCGATGAGCTTCATCTGTTGTGATACACTGTCACATAAAATCGTAGATGTGGTCGAAGACAGAAAAACACACTCACTCAGTGCTTATTTCTCAAGGTTTAGTCGCCAAGCACGTTACCAAGTTCAAACCATTACGATAGATATGTACGAACCATACATGCACCTGGCAAAGCGATGGTTTCCAAATGCAAAGATTATTCTTGATCCGTTCCATTTAATTCAAGCCTTAAATCGCGAATTAGATCGGACACGAATTCGTTACATGAACGAGGTTCGTTATAAAGATTCAAGACTCTATAATAAACTTAAGCGTTATTGGAAATTAATACTCAAACCAAAAAGCGACTTAATGTCTACTGAATACCATCGCTTCCCACTGTTTGATTGGTTAACCAATACTCGTAGCATTGTGGACTATCTCATTCAGCACGACGACGTCTTGAAGGATACCTATCAAATGGTGCATCAATTGGGCGATGCCTTAAGGGATAGGAACTGGCAACGATATCAAGAGATTTTGGCACAAAGCCGGTCCATGACACTTTCAAAAGGCTTAAGGCGTGTATTAAGGACGTTCAGAAAGTATGGGGAATATATCCACAACACACTCACACATGCAGGCCTTAGTAATGGTCCTATCGAAGGGATTAATAATAAGATTAAACTACTCAAACGCAATGGTTATGGTTACAGAAACTTCAGTCATTTTAGAGACAGAATATTACTCATGTGCCGACTTTATGAACCTAAGAACAAAGAAAAAGATCAAGCAACAAATTTAGTCGCTTGA